Proteins encoded within one genomic window of Ammonifex degensii KC4:
- the gpr gene encoding GPR endopeptidase — protein MLDLAVEAHDLARARTGKEIPGVRVEKEEHPYALVTTVQVETEEAERLMQKPKGTYITIESSALLENNRQIHQELIKLLGEKLSLLLKDLPETASALIVGLGNWHATPDALGPRTVDYTLVTRHLFHYAPQELRGGLREVSALAPGVLGTTGIETAEIIRGVVEKIKPDVVITIDALAARSVARIATSIQLADTGISPGSGIGNDRAGINRETMGVPVIAVGVPTVVHAAFIAQDAMERLWQELNQHPRLREVYKYLHPELVQRVIDQLLAPFGGRLMVTPKEIDTLVQNTARILAGGLAVALHPGMNPEEAYLYL, from the coding sequence GTGCTAGATCTGGCGGTAGAGGCCCACGATCTGGCCCGGGCGCGGACCGGTAAAGAGATTCCCGGGGTAAGGGTGGAGAAAGAGGAACACCCTTATGCCCTGGTGACCACCGTGCAGGTGGAGACGGAAGAGGCAGAGCGCTTGATGCAAAAGCCTAAAGGTACCTACATCACCATCGAATCCTCTGCGCTTTTAGAGAACAACCGGCAGATCCACCAGGAACTGATAAAACTTCTGGGAGAAAAGCTCAGCCTGCTGCTGAAAGACTTGCCCGAGACGGCCAGCGCTTTGATAGTGGGCCTGGGAAACTGGCACGCCACCCCGGATGCTTTGGGTCCTCGCACGGTCGATTACACCCTGGTCACCCGGCACCTCTTTCACTACGCCCCCCAGGAGCTGCGGGGAGGGCTTAGAGAGGTAAGTGCCTTGGCGCCGGGGGTGCTGGGCACCACAGGAATCGAGACGGCCGAAATAATTCGCGGTGTGGTGGAGAAGATAAAGCCCGACGTGGTCATCACCATAGACGCACTGGCGGCCCGTAGCGTGGCCCGGATAGCCACCAGCATCCAGTTGGCCGATACGGGCATAAGCCCCGGCTCAGGCATAGGCAACGACCGAGCAGGCATTAACCGGGAGACCATGGGGGTGCCGGTGATAGCTGTCGGGGTCCCCACCGTCGTCCACGCCGCCTTTATTGCCCAGGATGCCATGGAAAGACTTTGGCAGGAACTCAACCAGCACCCGCGCTTGCGAGAAGTGTATAAGTACCTGCATCCGGAGTTGGTTCAGCGGGTGATCGATCAACTGCTGGCTCCTTTCGGCGGGCGTTTGATGGTTACCCCCAAGGAGATCGACACGTTGGTACAGAACACGGCGCGCATTTTGGCTGGGGGCTTAGCGGTGGCCCTTCACCCGGGCATGAATCCGGAAGAGGCCTACCTCTATCTATAA
- a CDS encoding alpha/beta-type small acid-soluble spore protein: MAQGQRTNRVLVPEARAALDQMKWEIAREVGINLPPGSYLGDVPSRMNGAIGGHMVRRMILEYERNLAANVLGTTR, encoded by the coding sequence ATGGCACAGGGTCAGCGCACCAACCGGGTGCTGGTGCCCGAGGCGCGGGCGGCGCTTGACCAGATGAAGTGGGAGATCGCCCGCGAGGTGGGCATCAACCTCCCGCCTGGGAGCTACCTTGGTGACGTCCCCTCCCGTATGAACGGGGCCATCGGGGGTCACATGGTCCGCCGGATGATCCTGGAGTACGAGCGTAATCTGGCGGCCAATGTCCTGGGTACCACCCGTTAA
- the recG gene encoding ATP-dependent DNA helicase RecG, which produces MATIWERPVQYLKGVGPQRARWLSRLGINTVGDLLYHLPRRYEDRTFSRPLQTLVDGETVTARGEVLTVEESTARSGLKIIRAALRHPEGTFYAVWFNQTYLTQILKPGVKVTVTGKVRRLLGFIEIQVADFEIGEDEEGINSGRIVPIYPSTEKLPQRTLRSLIFRALEENAAELPELLPPHLLRQGFFTRAQALREVHFPSTLEKAEEARKRLVLEELFLLQLALGQRRRHLASAQKPYPCRPDGPLVQQFLASLPFTLTPAQERAWREISRDMESPRPMHRLLQGDVGAGKTVVAALALVKAVENGLQGALMAPTEILAEQHFLNLHPLLEKIGIKVGLLTGNLKKELRWRQIAAIARGDIDVVIGTHTLIQEEVSFHRLGLVVIDEQHRFGVRQRTILRRKGEAPDVLVMTATPIPRTLALTLYGDLDLSVIDSLPPGRQPVKTIWIKPSALPRVYNFIRQEAAQGNQAFFVCPLIEESEELNAQAASKLAEELKKFFPEFQIGLLHGRLKLEEKERVMAAFRSGEIKLLVTTSVVEVGVDVPNATVMVIYDADRFGLAQLHQLRGRVGRSDKPSYCILVADKVTPEAQARLKAFTNLRDGFALAEEDLRIRGPGEFFGTRQSGLPELKVADLLRDHQLLPLAREEAWRFLEKDPSLSSPLGRILRQEIALRFAAFRDFVG; this is translated from the coding sequence TAGGAGATCTTTTATACCACCTTCCCCGCCGCTACGAAGACCGCACCTTCAGCCGACCCTTACAAACCCTGGTTGACGGAGAAACGGTAACGGCTCGGGGGGAAGTCCTGACAGTAGAGGAAAGCACGGCACGCTCCGGGCTCAAGATAATCCGGGCCGCTTTGCGCCACCCCGAAGGAACTTTTTACGCCGTGTGGTTCAACCAAACCTACCTCACCCAAATCCTCAAGCCGGGAGTTAAAGTTACGGTCACCGGGAAAGTGCGCCGGTTGCTAGGCTTCATAGAAATACAGGTGGCCGACTTCGAGATCGGAGAGGACGAAGAAGGAATTAACTCGGGACGCATTGTCCCCATCTACCCTTCTACGGAGAAGCTACCCCAGCGCACCCTCCGCTCTTTAATCTTCCGAGCGCTGGAGGAAAATGCCGCCGAACTCCCGGAGCTCTTGCCCCCGCACCTTCTTCGGCAGGGCTTTTTCACCCGCGCTCAGGCCCTGCGGGAAGTTCACTTTCCCTCCACCCTGGAAAAGGCGGAGGAGGCCCGAAAAAGGCTGGTACTGGAAGAGCTTTTTCTCCTCCAACTGGCCCTAGGGCAACGCCGACGCCACCTGGCCTCAGCCCAAAAACCCTATCCCTGCCGCCCGGACGGCCCCCTAGTCCAGCAGTTCCTGGCAAGCCTCCCCTTCACCTTGACCCCGGCCCAGGAGCGGGCCTGGAGGGAGATCTCCCGGGACATGGAAAGTCCCCGCCCCATGCACCGGCTGCTTCAGGGGGACGTGGGAGCGGGCAAAACGGTGGTGGCAGCTCTGGCCCTGGTCAAGGCGGTGGAAAACGGGTTACAGGGAGCCCTCATGGCCCCCACCGAAATACTGGCCGAGCAGCATTTCTTGAACCTTCATCCTCTTTTAGAAAAAATTGGTATAAAGGTGGGATTGCTGACCGGCAACCTCAAAAAAGAGCTGCGCTGGCGGCAAATAGCGGCCATAGCCCGGGGGGACATAGACGTAGTTATAGGCACCCACACCTTAATCCAGGAGGAAGTAAGCTTTCACCGCCTGGGGCTGGTGGTAATAGACGAACAGCATCGCTTCGGTGTGCGTCAGCGGACGATCTTGCGCCGGAAAGGAGAAGCCCCGGACGTCCTGGTTATGACCGCCACTCCCATCCCTCGCACTCTGGCCCTTACTCTTTACGGCGACCTAGATCTTAGCGTGATAGACTCCCTTCCTCCGGGGAGGCAGCCAGTAAAGACCATATGGATAAAGCCGAGTGCCCTTCCCCGCGTCTATAACTTCATCCGCCAGGAAGCAGCCCAAGGAAACCAGGCCTTTTTCGTCTGCCCCCTTATCGAAGAGTCGGAGGAACTCAATGCCCAGGCAGCCAGCAAACTGGCAGAGGAACTTAAGAAGTTCTTCCCGGAGTTTCAGATCGGGCTTCTGCACGGTCGGCTCAAGCTGGAAGAAAAAGAGCGGGTAATGGCCGCCTTCCGGAGCGGAGAAATAAAACTTCTGGTCACCACCAGCGTGGTGGAAGTAGGAGTTGACGTTCCCAACGCCACAGTGATGGTGATCTACGACGCCGACCGCTTCGGCCTGGCCCAGCTACACCAGCTACGCGGCCGGGTGGGGCGTAGCGACAAGCCTTCTTACTGCATCCTGGTAGCCGACAAGGTGACCCCTGAAGCCCAGGCCCGGCTCAAGGCCTTCACCAACTTGAGAGACGGCTTTGCCCTGGCCGAAGAAGACCTCCGGATAAGAGGGCCGGGAGAATTTTTCGGTACCCGCCAGTCGGGCCTGCCGGAACTGAAAGTGGCCGATCTTCTGCGCGACCACCAGCTCCTTCCCTTGGCCCGGGAAGAAGCCTGGCGCTTCTTGGAAAAAGACCCCTCTCTTTCCTCCCCTTTAGGTAGGATTTTGCGCCAAGAGATTGCCCTCCGTTTCGCCGCCTTTAGAGACTTCGTAGGCTAA